A portion of the Candida dubliniensis CD36 chromosome R, complete sequence genome contains these proteins:
- a CDS encoding Grc3 protein homologue, putative (Similar to S. cerevisiae GRC3), translating into MSAFAALKNNPFGESIFNTNDNNSKNTSQDEDDEDDEEVVQYVANTSDEGEEDDDDDNDEEQVGNNFLPFEISAPDDTSLSSTPAPIVNFRITQSNFAPNETNIKFSNNHVIIILNPSEYILISGQCNLKVIEGAIKINQCHYLTSGNNKSYNIIALQSQSLPIISHYTPEEGQPSSASIIQLENSFSGIENISQIDPAFKNLIFGQANFETSLFKNYSFDIVLTETSENSGGGYGFDINSYWINELNLLKSNNDPTPKIIMIIGNKNTGKSTFCKSLINELLLANNNRPISYLEIDPGQSEYSTPYALSLSEIVDVQFGLVALPQNTNIVKSCVEHYYGFTSAVNAPTRYVKIIEKLFDHYQTKFGQRNHLIINTPGWVKGYGKELLNQITKIINPNKLILLSNNLNQQYPDNINILQDLTYQSLSILPGIYQLSKYSAPQIRNINKLLYFHQNNSTSKLRFNFNNHLLDFSPLKISYACFNSPNNPGIYSTTILNHNIDNEFSHRDLCSLIEVSIYGIYAIKYNKDSNLDDDISVCGKDGNSPFYLNPDDFNNLLSNNNDKTIISSKFIGLIMVHSINNIQHYMNIYAPDKVINRLQKIISKNQPSNYNYKLMMVKGEGDIPNCEILYPNFINKKIEYLKSIKKKKKKSIDTGEKIDLKLPYISFETKSKIGGIWKVRKNIKRRGHRQGN; encoded by the coding sequence ATGAGTGCATTTGCAGCTCTTAAGAATAATCCATTTGGtgaatcaattttcaataccaacgacaacaacagtaaAAACACCAGTCAAGATGAGGATGATGaggatgatgaagaagtgGTACAATACGTTGCCAACACCTCTGATGAAGGAGAAGAggatgatgacgatgacaACGACGAAGAGCAAGTCGGTAATAATTTTCTCCCATTTGAAATATCAGCACCTGATGAtacatcattatcatcaacaccAGCACCAATTGTTAATTTCCGTATTACTCAATCCAATTTCGCTCCTaatgaaacaaatataaaattttccaataatcatgttattattatattaaatccatcagaatatatattaatttcaGGACAATGTAATTTGAAAGTAATTGAAGGAGCCATTAAGATTAATCAATGTCATTACTTGACCAGtggaaacaacaaatcttataatataattgcATTACAATCACAATCACTACCGATTATAAGCCACTATACCCCAGAAGAGGGACAACCTTCATCAGCTTCAATAATACAATTGGAGAATTCATTTAgtggaattgaaaatatttctCAAATTGATCCAGCATTTaagaatttaatttttggaCAAGCTAATTTTGAAACtagtttatttaaaaattattcatttgatATAGTACTAACAGAAACGAGCGAAAATAGTGGTGGAGGATATGGATTCGATATCAATTCTTATTGgataaatgaattaaacttattgaaatcaaataatgatcCAACTCCAAAAATAATCATGattattggtaataaaaACACTGGTAAATCAAcattttgtaaatcattaataaatgaattattattagccAATAATAATCGTCCAATATCATATTTAGAAATCGATCCAGGTCAATCAGAATATTCAACACCATAtgcattatcattatcagaaattgttgatgttcAATTTGGTTTAGTAGCATTACCCCAAAATACTAATATTGTGAAATCTTGTGTTGAACATTATTATGGATTTACTAGTGCTGTTAATGCCCCAACACGATAtgtaaaaataattgaaaaattatttgatcattatcaaactaaatttggtcaaagaaatcatttaattataaatactCCCGGTTGGGTTAAAGGTTATggtaaagaattattaaatcaaattacgaaaattataaatcctaataaattgatattattatctaataatttaaatcaacaatatcctgataatattaatattttacaAGATTTAACTTATCAATCATTATCTATTCTTCCTggaatttatcaattatcaaaatattctGCTCCACAAAtaagaaatattaataaattattatatttccATCAAAACAATAGCACAAGTAAATtaagatttaattttaataatcatttattggatttttcACCATTAAAGATATCTTATGCTTGTTTCAATTCACCAAATAATCCAGGAAtttattcaacaacaatattgaatcataatattgataatgaatttagTCATCGAGATTTATGTTCTTTAATTGaagtttcaatttatgGAATTTATGCAATCAAATATAACAAGGATAGTAATCTTGATGATGACATATCTGTTTGTGGGAAAGATGGTAATTCCccattttatttaaatcctgatgattttaataatttattatctaataataatgacaaGACCATAATATCAAGtaaatttattggattaattATGGTTCAtagtattaataatattcaacATTATATGAATATTTATGCTCCAGATAAAGTAATTAATCgattacaaaaaattatatcaaaaaatcaacctagtaattacaattataaattgatgatggtgaAAGGTGAAGGAGATATCCCAAATTGTGAAATATTATATcctaatttcattaataaaaaaattgaatatttaaaactgattaaaaagaaaaaaaagaaatccaTTGACACTGGGGAAaagattgatttgaaattaccATATATTagttttgaaacaaaactGAAAATTGGTGGGATTTGGAAAGTACGAAAGAATATTAAACGAAGAGGTCATCGTCAAGGAAATTAG
- a CDS encoding serine/threonine-protein phosphatase, putative (Similar to S. cerevisiae PPZ1) → MGSNSSKSAPTLQRSDTNTSTRSTRSNRSIRSRKSISSIKDSQQQQQQVDSQQQQEQPQASEQPHPHPQPILSRNNSASSENPILIRRNTNETLQTANFSDSLSPHQQQQQQPGSPLSTSMNGNTISRTSTNHSIISTTSHKSASQQPNLSLKKQTTTSSLSTNSNTIDIDSLIDKLLNAGFSGKRTKNVCLKNSEIELICASAREIFLSQPSLLELAPPVKVVGDVHGQYHDLIRIFSKCGFPPKTNYLFLGDYVDRGKQSLETILLLLCYKIKYPENFFLLRGNHECANVTRVYGFYDECKRRCNIKTWKLFIDTFNTLPIAAIVAGKIFCVHGGLSPVLNSMDEIRNIARPTDVPDFGLLNDLLWSDPADTINEWEDNERGVSYVFSKVAINKFLSKFNFDLVCRAHMVVEDGYEFFNDRTLVTVFSAPNYCGEFDNWGAVMGVSEDLLCSFELLDPLDSTALKQVMKKEKQERKKSS, encoded by the coding sequence ATGGGTTCTAATTCATCTAAATCGGCTCCAACATTACAAAGATCAGATACTAATACTTCAACGAGATCTACAAGGTCAAATAGGTCAATAAGACTGAGAAAGTCAATTAGTTCTATCAAGGACTcgcagcagcaacaacaacaagtagactcacagcaacaacaagaacaaccaCAAGCATCAGAGCAACCACATCCACATCCACAACCAATATTATCACGAAATAATTCTGCATCTTCAGAAAATCCTATATTAATTAGACGCAACACCAATGAGACATTACAAACTGCCAATTTTTCCGATTCACTATCGCcacaccaacaacaacaacaacagccaGGTTCACCATTGTCGACTTCGATGAATGGCAATACTATTTCTCGTACATCAACTAATCATTCAAtcatttcaacaacatccCATAAATCTGCACTGCAACAACCCAACTTGTCTCTTAAAAAGCAAACGACAACGTCATCACTAAGTACAAATTCTAATACTATAGATATAgattcattaattgataaattattgaatgcTGGATTTAGTGGTAAACGAACAAAAAATGTTTGTTTGAAGAATtctgaaattgaattgatatGTGCTTCAGCCAgagaaatatttttatcccaaccatcattattagaaCTTGCGCCACCAGTGAAAGTTGTTGGTGATGTCCATGGTCAATATCATGATTTAATTCGAATTTTTTCTAAATGTGGATTCCCACCAAAgacaaattatttatttcttgGTGATTATGTTGATAGAGGTAAACAATCTTTAgaaacaatattattattattatgttataaaatcaaatatccagaaaattttttcttattacGAGGGAACCATGAATGTGCCAATGTTACTAGAGTATATGGGTTTTATGATGAATGTAAAAGAAGATGTAATATAAAAACATGGAAATTATTTATAGATACGTTTAATACTTTACCAATTGCAGCAATAGTTGCTGGGAAAATATTTTGTGTCCATGGAGGGTTATCACCAGTATTAAATTCTATGGATGAAATAAGAAATATTGCTCGTCCTACTGATGTACCTGATTTTGGattattgaatgatttattatggTCTGATCCTGCTGATACTATAAATGAATGGGAAGATAATGAACGAGGAGTATCATATGTTTTTTCTAAAGTGGcgataaataaatttttaagtaaatttaattttgatcTTGTATGTCGAGCTCATATGGTTGTTGAAGATGGAtatgaatttttcaatgataGAACATTGGTGACAGTATTTTCTGCCCCTAATTATTGTGGagaatttgataattggGGGGCGGTTATGGGAGTACTGGAAGATTTATTATgttcatttgaattattggatCCTTTGGATAGTACAGCTTTAAAACAAGTtatgaagaaagaaaagcaagaaaggaaaaaatcAAGCTAA
- a CDS encoding zinc finger protein, putative: MSGTSQVLQNDSHQSQHSSMAYNQRQSMIYPQAQVPHQQQHSLPPLPPLPVPSLPPLSNGNSNSNSNGNEINNNGSVQPPLPPPPPITSNQQYYAVPPLRAPPPLNTLASVVNSLPTLTPTMTNATHSTMSSNSSAESSTSSSSNSITKPKSKRSSKGRVFQCTGYPGCNMSFTRSEHLARHKRKHTGERPFTCPYCSKNFSRLDNLRQHKQTVHAYETYLTKDNRDSKLLIERSKSKKKLKQQEKKAQQQAQLQAQAQAQAQAQAQAQAQMQQQQQQQQQQNGYNFQPPYPQFHNQYYANNQYQGPQPPMPQQPQQHQQGIPAGYLDPYRQYPNTFDPMALPPPPKINAHPQKPLPPLPHQIGQETSESVSQQQGGGLKIPDHAFTPKRRPEPLSLQHSTHSNENISSNDANTNNHTVTSSVTSDAVYPPPPKSATSAASLTPNLASPLSPLFHQSFSQTTLKSTPDPRGSSTLTNSSVSIKSPMSQHFSILSGNSNYSNNTTTSLPSVSNLPHPNWGPTNGNGAGAGAGGYQNSLHQRQSSAVSDFSIFSNSSNSRKDIKSTWLRGVLNDDTNDPQENKLTSPSPAPTLPPVSSITNGTNDGNKDVIMSESESESQSQSQTNLINSNGKSKQESGPTLESTELTNIGASSIKSTHSTETLQTTMVIVNKSDTPTATTITTTNESSSNTNATTSEYVSKKPTINNLISPSPPQ; encoded by the coding sequence ATGTCAGGGACATCACAAGTACTTCAAAACGATTCTCATCAATCACAACATTCTTCAATGGCTTATAATCAAAGACAATCAATGATATATCCACAAGCACAAGTGCcacaccaacaacaacatagTTTACCTccattaccaccattacCAGTACCATCTTTACCTCCATTATCTAATGGTAActctaattctaattctaatggtaatgaaatcaacaataacgGTAGTGTTCAACCACCACTTCCACCTCCTCCACCAATTACTTCAAATCAACAGTACTATGCTGTACCACCTTTACGAGCACCACCTCCATTGAATACTTTGGCATCAGTAGTAAATTCTTTACCAACCCTAACGCCGACAATGACAAATGCTACTCATTCAACCATGTCATCTAATTCTTCTGCTGAATCTTCAACTTCAAGTTCATCtaattcaataacaaaacctaaatcaaaaagatCAAGTAAAGGTAGAGTATTTCAATGTACAGGATATCCTGGTTGTAATATGTCATTTACTAGAAGTGAACATTTGGCTCGTCATAAACGTAAACATACTGGTGAACGACCTTTTACTTGTCCttattgttcaaaaaatttcagTCGTTTAGATAATTTACGTCAACATAAACAAACAGTACATGCTTACGAAACTTATTTAACTAAAGATAATCGTGATagtaaattattaattgaacGATCGAAactgaaaaagaaattgaaacaacaagagaAAAAAGCTCAACAACAGGCCCAACTTCAAGCTCAGGCCCAGGCTCAGGCTCAGGCACAAGCTCAAGCTCAAGCCCAAAtgcaacagcagcaacagcagcaacaacaacaaaatggTTATAATTTCCAACCTCCATATCCTCAAtttcataatcaatattatgCCAACAACCAATACCAAGGTCCTCAACCACCAATGCCACAGCAACCACAACAGCACCAACAGGGAATACCGGCAGGGTATTTGGATCCATATAGACAATATCCAAATACTTTTGACCCCATGGCATTACCGCCACCACCTAAAATTAATGCACATCCACAAAAACCATTACCTCCATTACCTCATCAAATTGGTCAAGAAACTTCTGAAAGTGTACTGCAACAACAAGGAGGAGGATTGAAAATTCCTGATCATGCATTTACTCCTAAAAGAAGACCAGAACCATTATCATTACAACATTCTACTCATtctaatgaaaatattagtAGTAATGATGCCAACACTAATAATCATACAGTGACATCATCAGTTACTTCTGATGCAGTTTATCCTCCACCACCTAAATCAGCAACTTCAGCTGCTTCATTAACTCCTAATTTAGCTAGTCCATTATCACCAttatttcatcaatcatTTAGTCAAACTACTTTGAAAAGTACTCCTGATCCAAGAGGGTCTAGTACATTGACAAATTCTTCAGTATCAATAAAATCCCCCATGTCACaacatttttcaatattatcagGGAATTCTAATTatagtaataatactactactagttTACCTTCAGTAAGTAATTTACCTCATCCCAATTGGGGACCTActaatggtaatggtgctggtgctggtgctggtggTTATCAAAATTCTTTACATCAACGTCAAAGTTCTGCTGTGAGTGATTTTCTGATATTTTCTAATAGTAGCAATAGTAGGAAAGATATTAAAAGTACTTGGTTAAGAGGGGttttaaatgatgataCAAATGATCCACAAGAGAATAAATTGacatcaccatcaccagCTCCAACATTACCACCAGTATCAAGTATAACAAATGGAACTAATGATGGGAATAAAGATGTGATAATGTCAGAATCAGAATCAGAATCACAATCACAATCACAaacaaatttgataaattcaaatggtaaatcaaaacaagaaaGTGGACCTACCTTAGAAAGTACTGAACTTACTAATATTGGTGcttcttcaattaaatcaactCATTCTACTGAAACATTACAAACTACAATGGTTATTGTGAATAAACTGGATACACCAACAGCAACTACtatcacaacaacaaatgagAGTAGTTCTAATACTAATGCTACTACTAGTGAATATGTTTCGaaaaaaccaacaataaataatttgatatctccatcaccaccacaataa
- a CDS encoding glutathione S-transferase, putative (Similar to S. pombe GST2) — MTLTLYTAPTGNGRKPLVLIKLLNIPHEIHLFSWPTKEIKQDWYLKLNPQGLIPTLVDNELILPESNAILQYLAETYDKQGKYSYKLQNNPLEYWQQQKWLFYQATQFAGTLSRFHTYIGIKANDEKVWENILQSFENTYKVVDQVLGQNEWFVGDKFTIVDIAFGVGNHRRIEGVERFGLDKYFQDYDTKYPNVAKWYKKFLEVEGVKEALALK, encoded by the coding sequence ATGACATTGACTTTATATACTGCTCCTACAGGTAATGGTCGTAAACCATTagtattaattaaattattaaatattccTCATGAAATCCATTTATTTTCATGGCCAACTAAAGAGATCAAACAAGATTGgtatttaaaattaaatcctCAAGGTTTAATCCCTACTTTggttgataatgaattgattttacCAGAAAGTAATGCTATTTTACAATATCTTGCCGAAACTTATGATAAACAAGGTAAATATAGTtataaattacaaaataatCCGTTAGAATATtggcaacaacaaaaatggTTATTTTATCAAGCTACTCAATTTGCTGGTACTTTATCTAGATTTCATACTTATATTGGGATTAAAgctaatgatgaaaaagtttgggaaaatattttacaaTCATTTGAGAATACTTATAAAGTAGTAGATCAAGTTCTTGGCCAGAATGAATGGTTTGTGGGTGATAAATTCACTATAGTAGACATTGCCTTTGGTGTTGGTAATCATAGAAGAATTGAAGGTGTTGAACGTTTTGGATTAGATAAATATTTCCAAGATTATGATACTAAATATCCTAATGTTGCTAAATGGTATAAGAAATTTTTAGAAGTTGAAGGTGTCAAAGAAGCTCTTGCTTTAAAGTAA
- a CDS encoding ubiquitin-protein ligase, putative (Similar to S. cerevisiae HRD1): MLISKTQQYIIGYSSISIALLSWSIYDSLSKSFNFVMFLVEFTDGIKLGILLNFIIFLFLIIDKSIQLLLFGSLRMIEVEHLFEKLPIFAINLLLNLATGDNNIIMNVFLMGLSMSFKVFHVIMFDRLDYVNLIIVNKINDEDIYLNQVINHFGLSINFWLNIFFIITDFSLAKFLVYDVFQGINSVTCLLFGFQFAVQGVQALTYFSKLLLGIYEIAFYRIRKNEHQAASIRGWQQNNDDVVTSSDNLRETETTTTATNNNDVDSDEEEEDQEDEQIDEDDDVELIWENKPYYTKGIDIGSAVLTFISYLSFVYLLTIHSGLSLPLSMLQGTYSSMRRAWVETNQLLAFIESSKRLDTQLANATQDDLSQSDSLCIICREDMHSLEDYQRIFKKPQSPRRSPKKLKCGHILHLGCLKEWLERSDSCPLCRRKVFSNDSTTTTTNNNNNNRDNDQNNGNVPAPQPGNVPVPPPPPPPAATATATATATATATAAAVNAELQREVREINNLLQNGENAANGEQPNQQSNNDVIEQPIEGPSSQSNDLLQSIALPKNALLPPGWLILPLKKPEQQEANGNGGGGVDYKVNISSYHQADLKINKEKPSTREIITYGIPKEEPI; the protein is encoded by the coding sequence ATGCTAATAAGTAAAACTCAACAATATATCATTGGatattcttcaatatcCATAGCTCTACTAAGTTGGTCAATTTATGATTCTTTGagtaaatcatttaattttgttatGTTTTTAGTTGAATTCACTGATGGGATTAAATTAGGAATATTACTtaatttcataattttcttatttttaataattgataaatcaattcaattattattatttggatCGTTAAGAATGATTGAAGTTGAacatttatttgaaaaattaccTATATTTGccattaatttattattaaatttagcCACGGGggataataatattattatgaatGTATTTTTAATGGGATTATCAATGAGTTTTAAAGTTTTCCATGTTATAATGTTTGATCGATTAGATTATgtcaatttaattattgttaataaaattaatgatgaagacatttatttaaatcaagtGATTAATCATTTTggattatcaataaatttttggttaaatatttttttcataattaCTGATTTTAGTCTTGCCAAATTTTTAGTTTATGATGTTTTCCAAGGAATTAATTCTGTTActtgtttattgtttggtTTCCAATTTGCAGTACAAGGAGTTCAAGCATTAACatatttttctaaattattattaggtATTTATGAAATTGCCTTTTATCGTATTAGAAAAAATGAACATCAAGCTGCTCTGATTAGAGGGTGGcaacaaaataatgatgatgtgGTAACATCATCAGATAATTTAAGAGAAACTgaaactactactactgctactaacaacaatgatgttgattccgatgaagaagaagaagaccAAGAAGACGAACAAAtcgatgaagatgatgatgttgaacTTATATGGGAGAATAAACCATATTATACCAAAGGAATTGACATTGGATCAGCTGTACTTACTTTTATAtcatatttatcatttgtATATTTATTAACCATCCATTCGGGTCTTTCATTACCTTTATCAATGTTACAAGGTACATATTCATCAATGAGACGTGCTTGGGTTGAAaccaatcaattattagCATTTATTGAATCTTCAAAAAGATTAGATACTCAATTAGCTAATGCTACACAAGATGATTTGTCTCAATCTGATAGTTTATGTATTATATGTCGCGAAGACATGCATTCATTGGAAGATTATCAaagaattttcaaaaaaccTCAATCCCCAAGAAGATCAcctaaaaaattgaaatgtgGTCATATTTTACATTTGGGTTGTTTAAAAGAATGGTTAGAAAGATCAGATAGTTGTCCATTATGTAGAAGAAAAGTTTTCTCCAATGatagtactactactactacaaataataataataataataggGACAATGATCAAAATAATGGGAATGTACCAGCACCTCAACCAGGTAATGTTCCTGTACCACCTCCACCTCCACCTCCAGctgcaacagcaacagcaaccgCAACTGCAACTGCAACCGCGACTGCTGCTGCAGTAAATGCTGAATTACAACGAGAAGTTAgagaaattaataatttattgcAAAATGGTGAAAACGCAGCAAATGGGGAACAGCCGAACCAACAATCCAATAATGACGTTATTGAACAACCAATTGAAGGACCATCATCTCAATCCAATGATTTATTGCAATCAATTGCATTACCAAAAAATGCATTATTACCTCCAGGATGGTTAATATTACCATTGAAAAAACctgaacaacaagaagCAAACGgaaatggtggtggtggtgttgatTATAAAGTCAATATTTCTTCTTATCATCAAGCAGATTTGAAGATTAATAAGGAAAAACCAAGTACTCGTGAAATTATAACTTATGGTATTCCAAAAGAAGAACCTATATGA
- a CDS encoding RNA polymerase I-specific transcription initiation factor, putative (Similar to S. cerevisiae RRN11): MFEDITFRNNQHRRATKTSHQLIIKYQELKKFTEIYKSLLKKGKTKKKKSQLQRKKILQLIHQELNKRSLLKPEETFEIWHELSDSINKNVAKNVSKKKSSKKGKKGLKDKPETELTGHQGNELLRKKVIDLIEGNEVKEQEEEEQEDEEENKEEEEEDLMTHKLNQFVNNFDSSNRLSKFKFLIESNGLEILPGRNSNNEEDNNINDNDSIEMMIHKSKSAFRQHINNLTTLLHLQMMKKNWSIAYKIFALLIRFPQVDIRTIWPLGIEILMQLDQNKTNFLKVKKFFNYLSSFYMITDNNPATRFISINHNNRSTVAPVWRSGSKTLTPLYVITSLWYIFIQNDYEQVLNKINELILEPPYNSEGVLYFISSLCHLCLGWKLVDTYITGGGGGGDSNEDDERYIVEKQLNIIKNKIQEDFEKCEKYQFIYPKHEIESQFNELMTAVSNKIKENNSTINNNRDTTMNSVSGSSSSEENDLDWDAISSDEDSDNEENKNETLIPTQIDSLYRSNGYNQDKYHSHKKQQPQNHRSNHNDDDDDDDDKNLVEVNFTDDESMDESNHLKIENHKEDDIPASQPLDLDGDMMMMNGHNHDDEEDDDEDNDTQAIESIDSDHEEDRITKTLDSFDTRRNSLELYNKKSSSVEPPTDTLKITSPSKDTASQQTMLDFDFDFDFDSE, encoded by the coding sequence ATGTTTGAAGATATAACATTTCGAAATAATCAACATAGACGAGCGACGAAAACAtctcatcaattaattattaagtatcaagaattgaaaaaattcaccgaaatttataaatctttattaaagaaaggaaagaccaagaagaagaaatcacAATTACAACGGAAGAAAATTttacaattaattcatcaagaattaaataaacGATCATTATTGAAACCGGAAGAAACTTTTGAAATATGGCATGAATTATctgattcaataaataaaaatgttgCTAAAAACGTttctaaaaagaaactgTCTAAGAAAGGTAAAAAGGGATTAAAAGATAAACCCGAAACTGAATTAACAGGACATCAAggaaatgaattattacGGAAAAAAGTAATTGATCTTATAGAAGGTAATGAAGTAAAAGAGcaagaagaggaagaacaagaagatgaagaggAAAATAAGgaagaggaggaagaagaCTTGATGACTcataaattgaatcaatttgttaataattttgattcttcaaatcgattatcaaaatttaaatttttaattgaatcaaatggATTAGAAATATTACCAGGAAGaaatagtaataatgaagaagataataatatcaacgATAATGATTCTATTGAAATGATGATtcataaatcaaaatcagcATTTCGCCAacatattaataatttaactacattattacatttacaaatgatgaaaaaaaattggtcaATAGCTTATAAAATATTTGCATTATTAATACGATTTCCTCAAGTTGATATAAGAACAATTTGGCCATTAGGTATAGAAATATTAATGCAACTtgatcaaaacaaaaccaattttttaaaagtcaagaaattctttaattatttatcatcattttaTATGATTACTGATAATAATCCTGCTACTAGatttatatcaataaatcataataatcGTAGTACTGTAGCTCCAGTTTGGAGATCAGGTTCAAAAACCCTAACTCCATTATATGTCATTACTTCATTATGgtatatttttattcaaaatgATTATGAACAagttttaaataaaatcaatgaattgattcttGAACCTCCTTATAATTCTGAAGGtgtattatattttatatcAAGTTTATGTCATTTATGTCTTGGTTGGAAATTGGTTGACACGTATATtactggtggtggtggcggtGGTGATAgtaatgaagatgatgaacGATATATTGTggaaaaacaattgaatataataaagaataaaatacaagaagattttgaaaaatgtgagaaatatcaatttatatatcCTAAACATGAAATAGAATCACAATTCAATGAGTTAATGACGGCTGTATCgaataaaattaaagaaaacaattctACCATAAATAATAACCGAGATACTACTATGAATAGCGTTTCTGGTTCATCATCACTGGAAGAGAATGATTTAGATTGGGATGCCATTAGTTCCGATGAAGATAGCGACAATGAGgagaataaaaatgaaacattGATTCCAACTCAAATAGATAGTCTTTATCGATCAAATGGTTATAACCAAGACAAATACCACTCACAtaagaaacaacaaccacaaaaTCATCGTTCAAAccataatgatgatgatgatgatgatgatgataaaaatcTAGTAGAAGTTAATTTCACTGATGATGAAAGCATGGATGAAAGTaatcatttgaaaatagaaaatcATAAAGAAGATGACATTCCTGCTTCACAACCATTAGATTTAGATGGTgatatgatgatgatgaatggTCACAAtcatgatgatgaggaaGATGACGACGAAGATAATGACACTCAAGCTATAGAATCTATTGATAGTGATCATGAAGAAGATCGTATCACTAAAACTTTAGATTCATTTGatacaagaagaaatagtttagaattatataataagAAAAGTTCAAGTGTTGAACCACCAACTGATACATTAAAAATAACGTCACCAAGTAAGGATACTGCTAGTCAACAAACCATgcttgattttgatttcgattttgattttgattccGAATAA